The following proteins are co-located in the Egibacteraceae bacterium genome:
- a CDS encoding methyltransferase domain-containing protein: MDAKQANIVYHDWEATTYDDKWSISFDERCIAYAAGRFRKAVREPRGFDRALEIGAGTGFFLLNLAQAGIAGELHVTDISSRMVQVCVANGSRLGLQVQGRVADAEALPYPDDTFDLVVGHAVVHHLPDLDTAFAELRRVLVPGGRLVIAGEPTRAGDAVANQFKRAARVGVKLVAAALGADRVLATHNGHDTECDRAAAALEEEVDQHLFTPRQLEDLGRRAGFCDVEVHTEELTASWFGWTTRTVEAMVGIERLPEGYPWFAYRLWQRLFAFDDAVAARVVPKSLFYNCILTATAPV; encoded by the coding sequence ATGGATGCGAAGCAGGCGAACATCGTCTACCACGACTGGGAGGCCACGACCTACGACGACAAGTGGTCGATCTCGTTCGACGAGCGCTGCATCGCCTACGCCGCCGGCAGGTTCCGCAAGGCGGTGCGGGAACCCCGGGGCTTCGACCGGGCGCTCGAGATCGGCGCCGGCACCGGTTTCTTCCTCCTGAATCTCGCGCAGGCCGGCATCGCCGGGGAGCTCCACGTCACCGACATCTCGAGCCGCATGGTGCAGGTGTGCGTCGCGAACGGCAGCCGGCTGGGTTTGCAGGTGCAGGGCAGGGTGGCCGACGCCGAGGCGCTGCCCTACCCCGACGACACGTTCGACCTCGTCGTCGGGCATGCCGTCGTGCACCACCTGCCCGACCTCGACACGGCGTTCGCGGAGCTGCGCCGCGTCCTCGTGCCGGGCGGCCGTCTCGTGATCGCGGGGGAGCCCACCCGGGCGGGCGACGCGGTCGCGAACCAGTTCAAGCGGGCGGCGCGGGTCGGGGTGAAGCTCGTTGCGGCCGCCCTGGGCGCCGACCGCGTGCTCGCCACGCACAACGGCCACGACACCGAGTGCGACCGCGCGGCAGCCGCGCTCGAGGAGGAGGTGGACCAGCACCTCTTCACTCCCCGTCAGCTCGAGGACCTCGGCCGGCGGGCCGGCTTCTGCGATGTGGAGGTCCACACGGAGGAGCTGACGGCCAGCTGGTTCGGCTGGACGACACGGACGGTGGAGGCGATGGTCGGCATCGAGCGCCTGCCCGAGGGCTATCCCTGGTTCGCCTACCGCCTGTGGCAGCGGCTGTTCGCCTTCGACGACGCCGTGG